A single window of Tenericutes bacterium MZ-XQ DNA harbors:
- a CDS encoding cyclase, with amino-acid sequence MKYYDVSMHVKEDMQVYKNKPEKKPVFSIASDFSTGSSHETQVELNLHTGTHMDFPLHMIKDGKTSDTLDLNRLIRPVKVFDMTHVKDGISEADLINYEIDENDFILFKTQNSFENEFNFNFIYLKESAASYLAQKKVNGVGIDALGIERDQTGHPTHKILFQKDIYIIEGLRLKEVSEQTYFMYALPIKMPKSDALLLSVVLVDKDDQAC; translated from the coding sequence ATGAAATACTACGATGTAAGCATGCATGTAAAAGAAGATATGCAAGTCTATAAAAATAAACCGGAAAAAAAACCTGTATTTAGTATTGCATCTGACTTCAGTACTGGAAGCAGTCATGAAACACAAGTAGAACTTAATCTTCATACCGGAACACATATGGATTTTCCACTGCATATGATTAAAGATGGGAAAACCTCTGATACATTAGATTTAAATCGGTTGATAAGACCTGTCAAAGTTTTTGATATGACACATGTTAAAGATGGGATATCAGAAGCAGATCTTATTAACTATGAAATTGATGAAAATGATTTTATTCTGTTTAAAACACAAAATAGCTTTGAAAATGAGTTCAATTTTAACTTCATATATCTTAAAGAAAGTGCAGCAAGTTATTTAGCGCAAAAAAAAGTTAATGGGGTAGGCATAGATGCGCTTGGTATCGAACGCGATCAAACTGGACATCCAACCCACAAAATTTTATTTCAAAAAGATATCTATATCATTGAAGGATTAAGATTAAAAGAAGTGAGTGAACAAACATATTTCATGTATGCACTACCTATAAAGATGCCTAAATCTGATGCGCTTCTTTTAAGTGTAGTGTTGGTGGACAAAGATGATCAGGCTTGCTAG
- a CDS encoding 2-nitropropane dioxygenase — translation MKNICELLNIKYPVIQGGMANIATAELASAVSNAGGLGLIGAGGYDKDWVKNEIRKMKTLTDKPFGVNIMLMSPHAKDIAEVVVEEGVKIVTTGAGSPGIYMEKWKANHMIVIPVVPSAALAKRVERMGADAVICEGTEAGGHIGELTTMALVPQVVDQVSIPVIAAGGIADHRGVLAAFALGAKGVQIGTVLLATKECPIHLNYKLKIVSSKDTDTIVTGRQTKAPVRVLRNPMAVKYIELSNQGVDLETLEKMTLGSLRRAVFDGDMETGSVMAGQISGLVKEIKTVEEVLQNLFDPVDQYRLSLEVMR, via the coding sequence ATGAAAAATATTTGTGAATTATTAAATATAAAGTATCCAGTCATTCAAGGTGGTATGGCAAATATCGCAACTGCAGAGCTCGCATCAGCAGTATCAAACGCTGGTGGACTAGGTTTAATTGGTGCTGGTGGGTATGATAAAGATTGGGTAAAAAATGAAATTAGAAAGATGAAGACACTGACAGATAAACCTTTTGGTGTCAATATTATGCTGATGAGTCCACATGCAAAAGACATCGCAGAAGTTGTTGTTGAAGAAGGTGTAAAAATCGTAACGACAGGTGCTGGTTCACCTGGGATTTATATGGAAAAATGGAAAGCAAACCATATGATTGTTATTCCAGTAGTGCCATCAGCAGCACTCGCAAAAAGAGTTGAGCGTATGGGTGCAGATGCAGTCATATGTGAAGGTACAGAAGCTGGAGGGCATATTGGTGAACTTACCACGATGGCTTTAGTTCCACAAGTTGTCGACCAAGTATCTATTCCAGTCATTGCAGCAGGTGGTATTGCAGATCATAGAGGTGTTTTAGCAGCTTTTGCACTTGGTGCTAAGGGAGTACAAATAGGTACTGTGTTACTAGCGACTAAAGAGTGTCCAATCCATTTAAACTATAAGTTGAAAATCGTATCTTCAAAAGATACAGACACGATTGTCACGGGTAGACAAACAAAAGCCCCAGTTCGAGTACTTAGAAATCCAATGGCTGTGAAATATATAGAGTTATCAAATCAAGGTGTTGATTTGGAGACACTTGAAAAAATGACTTTAGGGTCTTTAAGAAGAGCTGTTTTTGATGGAGATATGGAAACTGGTTCAGTCATGGCAGGGCAAATTAGCGGACTTGTTAAGGAAATAAAGACGGTTGAAGAAGTTTTACAAAACTTGTTTGATCCAGTTGATCAATATAGATTAAGTTTGGAAGTGATGAGATGA
- a CDS encoding 3-oxoacyl-[acyl-carrier-protein] reductase has product MNLQNKVAIVTGGAAGIGRTISLELAKHGAKVVINYRSSEAKALELVEEIKSLGSDALAIKADISDFNQAKTLVDETINVFGQLDILVNNAGITKDQLILRMQEEQFDQVMDTNLKGSWNMAKHAARPLLKSNQGRIINISSIIGLIGNVGQTNYSASKAGMIGLTKSLAKEFGTKGVTANAICPGFIETEMTKNLDPKFVEAYLNNIPLKRLGQPIDVANAVVYLASNLASYMTGQVLVIDGGMVM; this is encoded by the coding sequence ATGAATTTACAAAATAAAGTTGCGATTGTGACAGGAGGGGCTGCTGGCATTGGTCGTACGATATCTTTGGAACTTGCAAAACATGGAGCAAAAGTTGTCATCAATTATAGAAGCAGTGAAGCAAAAGCTTTAGAACTGGTTGAAGAAATCAAATCATTAGGCTCTGACGCATTAGCTATTAAAGCTGACATTTCAGATTTTAACCAAGCAAAGACATTGGTTGATGAAACAATAAATGTTTTTGGACAACTTGATATATTGGTTAATAATGCAGGTATCACAAAAGACCAATTAATCCTTAGAATGCAAGAAGAACAGTTTGATCAAGTGATGGATACAAATCTAAAAGGATCTTGGAACATGGCAAAACATGCTGCAAGACCACTTTTAAAATCAAATCAAGGTAGAATTATCAATATTTCAAGTATCATTGGATTAATCGGTAATGTAGGACAAACCAATTATAGTGCATCAAAAGCAGGCATGATTGGTCTTACAAAATCGTTAGCAAAAGAGTTTGGGACCAAGGGTGTGACTGCAAATGCGATTTGTCCAGGATTTATTGAAACAGAAATGACCAAAAACTTGGATCCAAAATTTGTAGAAGCATATTTAAATAATATACCTTTAAAAAGATTAGGACAGCCTATTGATGTAGCAAATGCTGTCGTGTATTTAGCAAGCAATTTAGCAAGTTACATGACAGGGCAAGTGCTAGTGATTGATGGCGGGATGGTGATGTAA
- a CDS encoding beta-ketoacyl-[acyl-carrier-protein] synthase II, whose translation MEKRRVVITGMGLVSPVGNDVDASFKALVEGKNGIDFITLFDTTDWKVKIAGEVKNLNFEDYIEKKEIRRADRVTNLGLVAAAQAMEQSKLDLDKVDLFRFGTFVGSGIGGLTTIFEETKTSVTRGQDRISPFFIPNAIINMVGAKIGIKYGAKGPNIPVVTACSAATNSIGEAFRYIRDGYLEVAFAGGAEAPINDLGLGGFSSLKALDFSNDPEYASRPFDKTRTGFVIAEGAGVMILESYDHAVARNAEIIAEVVGYGTTADAYHMTAPDEDAVGITACITQALADAKISANELDYINAHGTSTVLNDRLETLGIKKALGDHAYHVSISSTKSMTGHALGAAGAIECITVVKALETSLVPPTIHIRETDPECDLDYTPNVFKKRDMTYGMNINIGFGGQNAAVIFKKVK comes from the coding sequence ATGGAAAAAAGAAGAGTAGTGATTACTGGTATGGGATTAGTTTCACCAGTAGGAAATGATGTAGATGCATCATTTAAAGCTTTAGTAGAAGGAAAAAACGGCATTGATTTTATTACCCTTTTTGATACAACAGATTGGAAAGTGAAAATTGCCGGAGAAGTAAAAAATTTAAATTTCGAAGATTATATTGAAAAAAAAGAAATTAGAAGAGCTGATCGTGTAACGAATTTAGGATTGGTTGCTGCTGCACAAGCAATGGAACAATCTAAACTAGATTTAGATAAAGTTGATTTATTTAGATTTGGTACATTTGTAGGCAGTGGCATTGGTGGGTTAACAACTATTTTTGAAGAAACTAAAACATCTGTTACACGTGGACAAGATCGTATATCCCCATTTTTCATTCCCAATGCAATCATCAATATGGTTGGAGCAAAAATCGGAATCAAATATGGTGCTAAAGGACCAAACATTCCTGTGGTAACGGCTTGTTCAGCTGCAACGAATTCTATTGGTGAAGCATTTAGATATATTAGAGATGGTTATTTAGAGGTTGCCTTTGCTGGCGGTGCTGAAGCACCAATTAATGATTTAGGACTAGGCGGATTTTCAAGTTTAAAAGCTTTAGATTTTTCTAATGATCCAGAATATGCATCTAGACCTTTTGATAAAACGCGAACAGGATTTGTGATTGCTGAGGGTGCAGGGGTGATGATTCTAGAAAGTTATGATCATGCTGTAGCAAGAAATGCTGAAATTATCGCAGAAGTTGTTGGATATGGAACAACAGCAGATGCTTATCATATGACTGCACCAGATGAAGATGCAGTTGGAATTACAGCTTGTATTACACAAGCACTTGCTGATGCAAAAATCAGTGCGAATGAACTTGATTATATCAATGCACATGGAACATCAACAGTTTTAAATGATAGACTTGAAACATTAGGGATTAAAAAAGCTTTAGGTGATCATGCATATCATGTAAGTATCAGTTCAACAAAATCAATGACTGGGCATGCTTTAGGAGCAGCTGGAGCTATTGAATGTATTACAGTAGTTAAAGCATTAGAAACGTCATTAGTTCCACCAACGATACATATACGTGAAACTGATCCTGAATGTGATTTGGATTATACACCGAATGTTTTTAAAAAACGTGATATGACTTATGGTATGAACATTAATATTGGCTTTGGTGGACAAAATGCAGCTGTGATCTTTAAGAAGGTGAAATGA
- a CDS encoding potassium transporter has protein sequence MLLSVSLIILISLMLAKIFNVLKLPPILGMLLAGMIMGPYALNLIDSSIMNISTDLREIALIVILIRAGLSLHVDDLKKVGRPAILLSFIPATIEIIAITFLAPLFFDIDTKTALVMGAIVAAVSPAVIVPRMIKLMASGYGRQKRIPHMILASASIDDVYVIVLFYAFLQLAQGDSFHISTLINIPISIGLGIFIGIIIGFITQKFFKIFHMRDTIKVLIIFAIGFLFMTLEDVLINIIPFSGLLAVMAFGIAINHYYPILSKRLVNKFEKIWVVAEIMLFVLVGALVNLDVLADVGLSAVILINIAVLFRLLGVFISLIKTKLNAKEKLFVAGSYTPKATVQAAIGAIPLSLGLAHGELILMISVLAIIITAPLGAVFIDVYDKKLLQKQEK, from the coding sequence ATGTTACTTAGTGTCTCACTCATTATTTTAATCAGTTTAATGCTTGCCAAAATTTTTAATGTGTTAAAACTACCTCCGATTTTAGGGATGTTGCTTGCGGGTATGATAATGGGCCCATATGCATTAAACTTAATTGATTCTAGCATCATGAACATTTCTACTGATCTTAGAGAAATAGCACTTATTGTTATTTTGATTAGAGCTGGACTATCACTTCATGTGGATGATTTAAAAAAAGTTGGACGACCAGCAATATTATTATCATTTATCCCAGCGACAATAGAGATTATTGCGATTACCTTTTTAGCACCATTATTTTTTGATATTGATACTAAAACTGCTTTAGTCATGGGTGCTATCGTTGCTGCTGTATCACCAGCTGTTATTGTTCCTAGAATGATCAAACTGATGGCATCTGGATATGGTAGGCAAAAAAGAATTCCACATATGATTTTAGCTAGTGCATCGATTGATGATGTTTATGTGATTGTATTATTTTATGCATTTTTACAACTTGCTCAAGGAGATTCATTTCATATAAGTACCTTAATTAATATACCAATATCCATTGGATTAGGCATATTTATTGGTATAATAATAGGATTTATCACACAAAAGTTTTTTAAGATTTTTCATATGCGAGATACCATTAAGGTTTTAATCATATTTGCTATTGGCTTTTTATTTATGACCTTAGAAGATGTTTTAATAAATATCATACCATTCAGTGGATTGCTTGCCGTGATGGCATTTGGCATTGCAATCAACCATTATTATCCAATACTTTCAAAAAGATTGGTTAATAAATTTGAAAAAATATGGGTTGTTGCAGAAATAATGCTATTTGTTTTAGTTGGTGCACTTGTTAATTTAGACGTATTAGCTGATGTTGGTTTATCTGCAGTTATCTTAATAAATATCGCAGTCTTATTTAGACTTCTAGGTGTTTTTATTTCGTTGATAAAGACAAAACTAAATGCAAAAGAAAAATTATTTGTTGCAGGATCATATACACCAAAAGCAACCGTACAAGCCGCAATCGGGGCAATTCCGCTTTCTTTAGGACTTGCTCATGGAGAACTTATCTTAATGATCTCAGTGCTTGCAATCATAATTACAGCACCTTTAGGAGCAGTTTTCATTGATGTTTATGACAAAAAACTCCTTCAGAAACAAGAAAAATGA
- a CDS encoding 3-hydroxyacyl-[acyl-carrier-protein] dehydratase FabZ: protein MMKLTLDEIKEIIPHRDPFLLLDEIIELDTFKGIGVKHVTADEFYFKGHFPGKPVVPGVILVESLAQVGAVIILSHDKYKGKIAYFTGIKSAKFRKSVVPGDTLYLHCEVTRIKGPFGFGKAEAYVNDELVCEAEVSFAVGV, encoded by the coding sequence ATGATGAAGTTAACATTAGATGAAATCAAAGAGATTATTCCCCACAGAGATCCTTTTTTACTTTTGGATGAAATCATCGAGCTAGATACATTTAAAGGTATTGGCGTTAAACATGTTACAGCAGATGAATTTTATTTCAAAGGTCATTTTCCAGGTAAACCTGTAGTTCCAGGTGTCATATTAGTGGAGTCTCTTGCACAAGTTGGAGCAGTTATTATCTTATCTCATGATAAATATAAAGGTAAAATTGCTTATTTTACAGGTATCAAAAGTGCGAAATTTAGAAAAAGTGTCGTTCCAGGAGATACATTATATCTTCATTGTGAAGTCACTAGAATTAAAGGACCATTTGGCTTTGGCAAAGCAGAAGCATATGTGAATGATGAATTAGTCTGTGAAGCTGAAGTGTCATTTGCGGTAGGCGTCTAA
- a CDS encoding acetyl-CoA carboxylase biotin carboxylase subunit, translating to MKNKILIANRGEIAVRIIRAAKELGIETVAVYSKADADSLHVKLADQAICIGENSSTDSYLNMNRVLSAAISSGCNAIHPGYGFLSENADFVEMVESCQIKFVGPSSKSIELIGDKSSARMIAKENHVPIVEGSDGLVLSVEDGLKVARKIGYPVMIKASSGGGGRGISIVRSDDEFKNAFSRTSLEALSNFGDGSLYIEKFIESPRHIEIQVIGDEEGNYVHLFERDCSMQRRNQKMIEEAPSPVLNDLLRRKMGQTALKLAKAINYVNAGTVEFLVDAKQNFYFIEMNTRIQVEHPVTEMITGVDLVKEQIRIAYGKTLSFKQRDLKINGHAIECRINAENPMKNFMPTPGRIENVLFPGGLGVRVDTHIYPGYNVPPFYDSMLAKLIVYAPTRLEAIKKMRVALEQFVIEGIDTNIEYQYLIMYNPEFIKGVYDTGFIQRFHLLVEENNNE from the coding sequence TTGAAAAATAAAATACTTATAGCCAACCGTGGAGAGATTGCTGTTCGTATTATTCGTGCCGCAAAAGAGTTAGGTATAGAGACAGTAGCAGTTTACTCAAAAGCTGATGCTGATAGTTTACATGTGAAGCTAGCTGATCAAGCGATATGTATTGGAGAAAACTCAAGTACAGATAGTTATTTAAACATGAATAGAGTTTTATCTGCAGCTATATCATCTGGTTGTAACGCAATTCATCCAGGGTATGGATTTTTATCAGAAAATGCAGATTTCGTGGAAATGGTTGAAAGTTGTCAAATTAAGTTTGTAGGCCCATCATCAAAGTCTATTGAACTAATAGGTGATAAATCTTCAGCAAGAATGATCGCTAAAGAAAATCACGTACCGATTGTTGAAGGTAGTGATGGTTTAGTGTTATCAGTTGAAGATGGTTTAAAAGTAGCTAGAAAGATCGGATATCCGGTCATGATCAAAGCGTCCAGCGGGGGTGGTGGACGTGGTATAAGTATTGTTCGTTCTGATGATGAATTTAAGAACGCTTTTTCTCGTACATCTTTAGAAGCATTGTCAAATTTTGGTGATGGATCTTTATATATTGAGAAATTTATAGAGTCACCAAGACATATCGAGATTCAAGTGATTGGCGATGAAGAAGGCAACTATGTTCATTTATTTGAACGTGATTGTTCAATGCAAAGAAGAAATCAAAAAATGATTGAAGAAGCACCAAGTCCAGTGTTAAATGATTTACTCAGAAGAAAGATGGGTCAAACAGCTTTAAAACTAGCTAAAGCCATCAATTATGTGAATGCTGGAACTGTGGAGTTTTTAGTTGACGCAAAGCAAAACTTTTATTTTATCGAAATGAATACTAGAATCCAAGTCGAGCACCCAGTTACAGAAATGATAACAGGTGTTGATTTGGTTAAGGAGCAAATTAGAATTGCTTATGGAAAAACATTAAGTTTTAAACAAAGGGATCTAAAAATTAATGGACATGCTATTGAATGCCGAATTAATGCTGAAAATCCAATGAAAAACTTTATGCCAACTCCAGGAAGAATTGAAAATGTATTATTTCCAGGTGGTTTAGGTGTACGTGTAGATACCCATATATATCCTGGATATAATGTTCCACCTTTTTATGATTCGATGTTAGCTAAGCTTATTGTTTATGCACCTACAAGACTAGAAGCGATTAAAAAGATGAGAGTAGCGTTAGAGCAATTTGTTATTGAAGGTATAGATACAAATATTGAGTATCAATATTTAATTATGTATAATCCAGAATTTATCAAAGGTGTTTATGATACTGGTTTTATCCAAAGATTCCACTTACTTGTGGAGGAAAACAATAATGAATGA
- a CDS encoding acetyl-CoA carboxylase carboxyltransferase subunit alpha: MHKSAWEIVKLARHPKRITSRTLISMLFTDFIELKGDRLFRDDPSIIGGIAKFQTIPVTVIAEEKGMNTEDKIKHNFGMPHPEGYRKAIRLMKQAEKFNRPIITIIDTPGAYPGVEAEERGQARAIAQNLFDMMALSVPIIVIVLSEGGSGGALAIGVGDYIVMFENAIYSILSPEGFASILYKDSSKAEQAAEIMKLTAKDLLEFNIIDEVISEKDGLHENPTFGVNELKDKMTTRLKELRTLNKQTLLNQRYEKFRKIGVFKEGDIDESNTNQSDL; the protein is encoded by the coding sequence ATGCATAAAAGCGCATGGGAAATCGTAAAACTAGCAAGACACCCAAAACGGATAACTTCTAGAACACTTATATCGATGTTGTTTACCGATTTTATAGAACTTAAAGGTGATCGTTTATTTAGAGATGACCCATCCATTATTGGTGGTATAGCTAAATTTCAAACGATACCAGTGACTGTGATTGCTGAAGAAAAAGGCATGAATACAGAAGATAAGATTAAACATAATTTTGGTATGCCTCATCCTGAAGGTTACCGAAAAGCGATTCGCTTAATGAAACAAGCAGAAAAATTTAATCGTCCAATTATTACGATTATTGATACTCCAGGTGCATATCCAGGGGTTGAAGCAGAAGAAAGAGGACAAGCAAGAGCCATCGCACAAAACTTATTTGATATGATGGCATTATCAGTGCCTATTATTGTTATCGTTTTAAGTGAAGGTGGTTCTGGTGGGGCACTCGCAATAGGTGTAGGTGATTATATCGTGATGTTTGAAAATGCTATTTATTCGATATTATCACCTGAAGGATTTGCATCAATATTGTATAAGGATAGTTCCAAAGCTGAACAAGCTGCTGAAATTATGAAGTTAACTGCCAAAGATTTACTTGAATTTAACATCATTGATGAAGTGATATCAGAAAAAGATGGGCTTCATGAAAATCCAACATTTGGTGTGAATGAACTCAAAGATAAAATGACAACACGTCTAAAAGAATTACGGACTTTAAATAAGCAAACATTATTAAATCAGCGATATGAAAAATTTAGAAAGATCGGTGTATTTAAAGAGGGAGACATAGATGAATCAAACACAAATCAAAGTGATCTCTAG
- a CDS encoding acetyl-CoA carboxylase subunit beta, with protein sequence MNDFLEKRKKRLEEFKKTVRKKEVSYKPIDIPEGLFFKCDQCGAAIYEKTLHIGHYICPFCDYHFRMGANERIDLVVDEGSFQVLFDDIVSVNPLKMEHYDDKLNIGKQVSKINEAFFCGTGDVVGIKTAIGVLDASFMMGSMGSAVGEKVTRLIEYATKHKLPLVIFSASGGARMQEGIFSLMQMAKTSAALVKHDEAKLLYISVLTNPTTGGVAASFASLGDIMIAEKSSLIGFAGARVIKQTIRQDLPEGFQTDEFQLNHGQVDMIVHRSEMRKTLYHILRLHPEEGGSNA encoded by the coding sequence ATGAATGATTTTTTAGAAAAAAGAAAAAAAAGACTAGAAGAATTCAAAAAGACAGTTAGAAAAAAAGAAGTTTCTTATAAACCAATTGATATTCCTGAAGGCTTATTCTTTAAATGTGATCAATGTGGTGCAGCAATTTATGAAAAAACGCTGCATATTGGGCATTATATATGTCCATTTTGTGATTATCATTTTAGAATGGGAGCAAACGAACGTATTGACTTAGTGGTTGATGAGGGTTCTTTTCAAGTCTTGTTCGATGATATCGTATCGGTTAATCCACTAAAAATGGAACACTATGATGATAAACTAAATATTGGTAAACAAGTATCTAAAATAAACGAAGCATTTTTTTGTGGTACCGGTGATGTTGTTGGTATCAAAACTGCAATAGGTGTTTTAGATGCATCTTTTATGATGGGTTCAATGGGTAGTGCAGTAGGAGAAAAAGTAACTAGACTTATTGAATATGCAACTAAGCATAAGTTACCGCTTGTAATTTTTTCTGCATCGGGTGGTGCACGTATGCAAGAAGGTATTTTTTCACTGATGCAAATGGCTAAAACAAGTGCTGCACTAGTTAAACACGATGAAGCAAAACTGTTATATATCAGTGTTCTAACAAACCCGACAACCGGTGGTGTTGCGGCAAGTTTCGCTTCTTTAGGCGATATTATGATAGCTGAAAAATCATCTTTAATCGGTTTCGCTGGAGCAAGAGTTATTAAACAAACGATTAGACAGGATTTACCAGAAGGATTTCAAACAGATGAATTTCAATTAAATCATGGCCAAGTTGACATGATCGTTCATCGAAGTGAAATGAGAAAAACACTATATCATATCTTAAGATTACACCCGGAAGAAGGTGGATCTAATGCATAA
- a CDS encoding biotin--[acetyl-CoA-carboxylase] ligase, which translates to MQYTYLSFDNLTSTSDILKEHFSSFSHLTFIRTDFQTKGRGQFDRMWVSNPKENLLFSVLLKDIDVSCLEDIKKWMIEGITSLLESHDITPRFKEPNDLYVGVDKICGILMESRSQGNMLDYVVIGVGLNVNQTEFVNLNATSMSLLKDQHFDIDQVMQNLIDKLMKSYVS; encoded by the coding sequence ATGCAATACACATATTTATCATTTGACAACTTAACATCGACAAGTGATATATTAAAAGAGCATTTTAGCTCTTTTTCTCATTTAACATTTATAAGAACTGATTTTCAAACAAAAGGTAGGGGTCAGTTTGATCGTATGTGGGTTTCTAATCCTAAGGAGAATTTATTATTTAGTGTACTGCTCAAAGATATTGATGTCTCTTGTTTGGAAGATATAAAAAAATGGATGATAGAAGGCATTACATCTTTGTTAGAATCACATGACATCACTCCCCGTTTTAAAGAACCTAATGACTTATATGTTGGAGTTGATAAAATATGTGGTATTTTGATGGAATCAAGAAGCCAAGGTAATATGCTTGATTATGTTGTCATTGGTGTAGGTCTAAATGTCAATCAAACAGAGTTTGTAAACTTAAATGCAACTTCGATGAGTTTACTTAAAGATCAGCATTTTGATATAGATCAAGTCATGCAAAATCTTATAGACAAGTTAATGAAATCCTATGTTTCGTGA
- a CDS encoding acetyl-CoA carboxylase, biotin carboxyl carrier protein — MTIKEIQQIIKEFETSSLMTLELETKDVKIKLSKLKQNELNEKQIEKQSEPLTTETNQTKSKIENKNETYIKSPLVGTFYAAATPDAKPYVQVGQHVKKGQVVCIIEAMKIMNEITSPKSGVIKSIEVNNKDVISYDQVLMTIGDGVEK; from the coding sequence ATGACAATAAAAGAAATACAACAAATCATAAAAGAGTTTGAGACATCGAGTTTAATGACCCTTGAACTAGAAACAAAAGATGTCAAAATTAAATTATCGAAACTTAAACAAAATGAATTAAATGAAAAGCAAATTGAAAAGCAAAGTGAACCTTTAACAACTGAAACCAATCAAACGAAATCTAAAATTGAAAATAAAAACGAAACCTATATTAAATCTCCACTTGTTGGGACTTTTTATGCTGCTGCAACGCCTGACGCTAAGCCATATGTCCAAGTTGGGCAACATGTAAAAAAAGGACAAGTTGTTTGCATTATTGAAGCTATGAAAATCATGAATGAAATAACTTCACCAAAAAGTGGTGTCATTAAGTCAATAGAAGTAAATAACAAAGATGTTATTAGCTATGACCAAGTCTTGATGACAATAGGTGACGGTGTTGAAAAATAA
- a CDS encoding 3-oxoacyl-ACP synthase, producing the protein MNQTQIKVISSGKYIPKETITNQDLEKMVDTNHEWIVSRTGIVKRHKASESEESSDLAYHAAMDAIRKANYDINQIDLIIVASITGDQMTPSTANFVQTKLGITHDCMSFDINAACTGFVYGLEIAASMLGSGRFRSALVIGSEKLTKVVDYTDRNTCILFGDGAGALIVEPSEKKEDQAFFYNAAKPDELLSLTVEKYIKMDGRKVFLFAVDIMQKGIEKMLNDAHLTIDEIDAIIPHQANIRIIQAVSKAMNIPMEKFVLNIEAYGNTSAASIPISLDEYMLDQKNRNQKVILVGFGGGFTYGSALIHL; encoded by the coding sequence ATGAATCAAACACAAATCAAAGTGATCTCTAGTGGAAAATATATACCTAAAGAGACAATAACAAATCAAGATTTAGAAAAAATGGTTGATACAAATCATGAATGGATTGTATCAAGAACAGGGATTGTAAAAAGACATAAAGCATCTGAAAGTGAAGAAAGTAGCGATTTAGCTTATCATGCTGCAATGGATGCTATAAGAAAAGCAAATTATGATATTAATCAAATTGATTTAATTATAGTTGCATCAATAACGGGTGATCAAATGACGCCTTCAACTGCAAATTTTGTTCAAACAAAATTAGGGATTACTCATGATTGCATGAGTTTTGATATAAATGCTGCATGCACAGGTTTTGTTTATGGATTAGAAATAGCTGCATCAATGCTTGGGTCAGGACGTTTTCGTTCAGCATTGGTGATTGGTTCAGAAAAATTGACCAAAGTCGTTGATTATACAGATCGTAACACATGCATTTTGTTTGGTGATGGTGCTGGCGCATTGATTGTAGAACCAAGTGAAAAAAAGGAAGATCAAGCATTTTTTTACAATGCAGCTAAACCAGATGAGTTATTATCACTGACCGTTGAAAAATATATCAAAATGGATGGTCGTAAAGTATTTTTGTTTGCAGTTGATATTATGCAAAAAGGTATCGAAAAAATGCTTAATGATGCTCATTTAACCATTGATGAGATTGATGCAATCATTCCACATCAAGCAAATATTAGGATTATTCAAGCAGTCTCTAAAGCGATGAATATTCCTATGGAAAAATTTGTTTTAAATATCGAAGCGTATGGAAATACTTCAGCAGCAAGCATTCCGATCAGCTTAGATGAATATATGTTAGATCAAAAAAATAGAAATCAAAAAGTGATATTAGTAGGATTTGGTGGGGGCTTTACATACGGAAGTGCTCTCATTCATTTATGA